A window of Sphingobacterium sp. SRCM116780 contains these coding sequences:
- a CDS encoding DUF4954 family protein, with translation MSQIKKGNIERLGYDFIPSAFIPVDKNENHIRFEQNPRSDYRNLTAEEIAILVKNGNHADDWNQILVTPSFLPNQIKQNNFFGLVRIGNMDSIYLEYRNLKLESGIYNSTIVSCDLGDHVAIHHVKYMSHFIIGHDVILSNISEMETSSTAKFGNGILREGESEDLRIALELCNENGVRSILPFDGMQAADAYLWTRNRQDKVLQNRFQELTDKRFNKSRGTYSVIGDRCIIKNSQIIKNVKIGSDAYIKGINKLKNLTINSSPEAFTQIGEGCELVNGIVGYGCRIFYGVKAVRFILSSFSQLKYGARLINSFLGDNSTISCCEVLNSLIFPAHEQHHNNSFLCAAMVMGQSNMAAGATVGSNHNSRAADGELIAGRGFWPGLCVSLKHNSRFASYTLLVKGDFPYELDIKIPFSLINNDIKNDKLTIIPGYWFMYNMYALVRNSNKYEARDKRLLRNQYLEYNMLAPDTVNELFDSLHIIEKAVGQGNNFVQELSTEEAVNRGKLILADTVDLSQSSVIVKGFENSKRVVELVKVGEAYDLFKKFIKYYGTIHVIDFLQNHTFENLKNRLKACTRLEWENIGGQLIEKDAIEDLLNAIKTAKIDDWDDIHSHYHLLSKSYPEAKMSHAFASLLEITGEKIESLTLEKIINWLEDAIEHRTWMVNEIYKSRAKDYENPFRNMVYNSAEERDVVVGKLEENSFILQQNQELKDFENKVQNLISRLNN, from the coding sequence ATGAGTCAAATAAAAAAAGGTAACATTGAACGTTTAGGGTATGATTTTATTCCCTCTGCCTTTATTCCGGTGGATAAGAATGAGAATCATATTCGTTTTGAACAAAACCCTAGATCAGATTATCGGAATTTGACAGCAGAAGAAATTGCTATTTTAGTGAAAAATGGAAATCATGCTGATGATTGGAATCAAATTTTAGTCACTCCGTCTTTTTTACCGAATCAAATCAAACAAAATAATTTCTTTGGTTTGGTTCGTATTGGAAATATGGATTCGATTTATCTTGAGTATCGAAATCTGAAATTAGAATCTGGGATTTATAACAGTACCATCGTAAGTTGTGATTTAGGTGATCATGTTGCGATCCATCATGTAAAATATATGTCCCATTTTATCATAGGACATGATGTTATTTTGAGTAACATCAGTGAGATGGAGACGAGCAGTACAGCAAAATTTGGAAACGGTATCTTGCGAGAAGGTGAATCCGAAGACCTACGCATTGCTTTAGAGCTATGCAATGAAAATGGTGTACGATCTATCTTACCTTTTGATGGTATGCAGGCTGCGGATGCGTATCTTTGGACTAGAAATAGACAAGATAAGGTATTGCAAAATAGATTTCAGGAGCTTACCGATAAAAGATTTAACAAATCCAGAGGAACATATAGTGTCATTGGTGATCGCTGTATCATTAAGAATTCACAGATAATAAAAAATGTGAAGATTGGTTCTGACGCTTATATCAAAGGAATCAATAAGCTGAAAAACTTGACGATTAACTCTTCTCCTGAAGCATTTACACAGATAGGAGAAGGTTGTGAATTGGTTAACGGTATCGTTGGTTATGGTTGTCGGATTTTTTATGGCGTGAAAGCTGTTCGATTTATTCTATCTTCTTTTTCACAATTGAAATATGGTGCACGATTAATCAATTCATTTTTAGGGGATAATTCCACCATCTCTTGTTGTGAGGTTCTAAATTCTTTAATTTTTCCAGCTCATGAGCAGCACCACAATAATTCCTTCCTTTGTGCTGCTATGGTTATGGGGCAAAGCAATATGGCTGCAGGAGCAACAGTTGGATCGAATCATAATTCACGAGCTGCAGACGGAGAACTAATAGCAGGAAGAGGTTTTTGGCCAGGTCTATGTGTCAGTCTAAAGCATAATTCAAGATTTGCATCTTACACACTCTTAGTTAAAGGTGACTTTCCTTATGAATTGGATATTAAAATTCCATTTTCATTAATAAATAATGATATCAAAAATGATAAGTTGACCATTATACCTGGTTATTGGTTCATGTATAATATGTATGCCTTAGTTCGTAATTCGAATAAATATGAAGCTAGGGATAAAAGATTACTAAGAAATCAGTATCTAGAGTATAATATGCTTGCTCCAGATACGGTGAATGAACTTTTTGATTCATTGCATATTATCGAAAAAGCTGTTGGCCAAGGGAACAATTTTGTACAAGAATTATCCACAGAGGAAGCGGTAAATCGAGGGAAACTGATTTTAGCAGATACTGTTGATTTATCCCAGTCTTCTGTTATTGTCAAAGGATTTGAAAATTCAAAACGAGTGGTCGAATTAGTGAAAGTGGGAGAGGCCTATGACTTATTTAAGAAGTTTATCAAATACTATGGTACTATTCATGTAATCGATTTTTTACAAAATCATACTTTTGAGAACTTAAAAAATAGATTAAAAGCTTGTACACGTTTGGAATGGGAAAACATTGGTGGACAATTGATTGAAAAAGATGCTATTGAAGATCTTTTGAATGCAATTAAAACTGCTAAAATTGACGACTGGGATGATATTCATAGTCATTATCATCTACTAAGTAAATCATACCCAGAAGCAAAAATGTCACATGCTTTTGCATCTTTACTTGAAATTACGGGTGAAAAAATAGAATCATTAACCTTGGAAAAAATTATCAATTGGTTAGAAGATGCCATTGAGCATAGAACTTGGATGGTTAATGAAATCTATAAAAGCAGAGCTAAAGATTATGAAAACCCGTTTCGAAATATGGTTTATAACAGTGCTGAAGAACGAGATGTTGTCGTAGGAAAATTAGAAGAAAATAGTTTTATTCTACAACAAAATCAGGAGTTGAAAGACTTTGAAAATAAAGTGCAAAATCTTATTTCAAGATTAAATAACTAA
- a CDS encoding efflux RND transporter periplasmic adaptor subunit yields the protein MKKIIITAVVVIAALAGIMYVLKKNKKENESQTAVVGQKNAAVAVRVAEVDFKDVNNQYITNGTFMPKQEVKLSAEVAGRVARVLVDEGAYVKVGQTLAIIESDKQNVDVNNAQAVYNNAKNEVARFESAFATGGVTKQQLDQVKLQLENAKNNLRSSQIKASDVNVKASFAGIVNKRSIEPGSYVSPGNELFEIVNVSSLKLKVNVDEKNIGYIKLGQSIKVQSAVLANQTFQGRVTFIAPKADGSLNFPVELEINNNATNDLKAGMYGTAYFGDEQSANALVVPRNAFVGSVSSNQVFVVKDGKAVLTKVTSGRIFGDNIEIISGIEKGTQVITTGQINLLDGTAVEIIK from the coding sequence ATGAAAAAGATAATCATAACAGCAGTCGTAGTAATTGCAGCTTTAGCAGGTATTATGTACGTGTTGAAGAAGAATAAGAAAGAGAACGAATCACAAACAGCAGTTGTAGGCCAGAAAAATGCAGCAGTAGCTGTACGTGTTGCTGAGGTAGACTTTAAAGACGTCAACAATCAATACATCACGAATGGTACTTTTATGCCTAAACAAGAGGTTAAACTTTCTGCAGAAGTAGCTGGTCGAGTAGCTCGCGTTTTGGTAGATGAAGGTGCTTACGTAAAAGTTGGACAGACATTGGCTATTATAGAAAGTGATAAACAAAACGTGGATGTTAATAATGCACAAGCAGTATACAATAATGCTAAAAATGAAGTCGCTAGATTTGAAAGTGCATTTGCAACGGGAGGGGTTACGAAACAACAATTGGATCAAGTAAAATTGCAATTAGAAAATGCCAAGAATAATTTACGTTCTTCACAAATAAAGGCTTCCGATGTCAATGTTAAAGCTTCATTTGCTGGTATTGTTAACAAAAGAAGTATCGAACCAGGATCTTATGTAAGTCCAGGTAACGAGTTATTCGAAATTGTTAATGTTTCTTCCCTTAAACTGAAAGTAAATGTGGATGAGAAAAATATCGGATATATAAAACTAGGTCAAAGTATTAAAGTCCAATCAGCAGTGCTAGCAAATCAAACTTTCCAAGGTAGAGTAACCTTTATTGCACCTAAAGCGGATGGAAGTCTAAACTTTCCAGTTGAATTAGAAATTAATAATAATGCTACAAACGACTTAAAAGCAGGTATGTATGGTACAGCTTACTTTGGTGACGAGCAATCTGCAAATGCCTTAGTAGTTCCTAGAAATGCGTTTGTGGGTAGTGTGAGTTCAAATCAAGTTTTTGTCGTGAAAGATGGCAAAGCAGTTTTGACGAAAGTAACTTCAGGAAGAATTTTTGGGGATAATATCGAAATCATTTCCGGAATTGAAAAAGGTACGCAAGTTATTACTACTGGACAGATCAATCTATTGGACGGTACAGCAGTAGAAATCATTAAATAA
- the glmS gene encoding glutamine--fructose-6-phosphate transaminase (isomerizing), giving the protein MCGIVGYTGPRQAFSIVLDGLKRLEYRGYDSAGIALVQNDKLSIFKKEGKVANLEAAVANHDVTSHTAIGHTRWATHGEPSDVNAHPHYTPDGQIAMIHNGIIENYQTIKNELISKGYEFKSDTDTEVLLYFISEIKQNNNCSLEEAVRIALKRVVGAYVILLVEPEHPETIIAARKGSPLVIGIGNGEHFLGSDASPMLAYTNEVVYINDYELAIVKPNELILKNIGNERVTPYVQKLDLELAAIEKGGYEHFMLKEIIEQPQAIYDSMRGRLDLEKLTITLSGIEQYAEQICNTNRIVIVSCGTSWHAGLVAEYLIEELCRINVEVEYASEFRYRNPIVNEGDVILAISQSGETADTLVALENAKSKGAIILGVVNVVGSSIARLSHAGAYTHAGPEIGVASTKAFTAQLTVLELIALKIAHIKKTIDDQQYAHLLKELSDLPNKVQIILDSQIPKIREIARKYKDARDFLYLGRGYNFPIALEGALKLKEITYIHAEGYPAAEMKHGPIALVDENLPVVFVATKDRYHEKIVSNIQEVKARKGHVIAVITEGDEISKQLAEDYIEIPDADEIVAPILSVIPLQLLSYYIGVERNQDVDKPRNLAKSVTVE; this is encoded by the coding sequence ATGTGTGGTATAGTTGGTTATACTGGTCCACGTCAAGCTTTTTCAATTGTTCTTGACGGACTTAAAAGATTAGAATATCGAGGTTACGATAGTGCAGGAATAGCACTTGTACAAAATGATAAACTTAGTATTTTTAAAAAAGAAGGTAAAGTTGCAAATTTAGAAGCTGCAGTAGCGAATCATGATGTCACTTCTCATACGGCTATCGGTCATACGAGATGGGCAACACATGGCGAACCTTCAGATGTGAATGCCCATCCACATTATACTCCTGATGGGCAAATTGCGATGATTCATAATGGTATTATTGAGAACTATCAAACCATTAAAAATGAATTAATCAGCAAAGGATATGAATTTAAAAGTGATACAGATACTGAAGTTTTATTATATTTTATTTCAGAAATTAAGCAAAACAATAATTGCAGTTTAGAAGAAGCTGTTCGCATTGCCTTAAAACGTGTCGTTGGAGCCTATGTTATTTTGCTAGTTGAACCTGAACATCCAGAAACAATCATTGCTGCTCGTAAGGGGAGCCCGTTAGTCATTGGTATTGGTAATGGTGAACATTTTTTAGGATCCGATGCATCTCCTATGCTTGCCTATACAAATGAGGTGGTTTACATCAACGATTATGAATTAGCGATTGTTAAGCCAAATGAGCTAATTCTAAAAAATATAGGAAATGAACGCGTAACTCCTTATGTTCAAAAACTCGATTTAGAGTTAGCCGCTATTGAAAAAGGAGGATATGAGCATTTTATGCTGAAAGAAATCATCGAACAGCCTCAGGCTATTTATGATTCTATGCGTGGACGATTAGATTTGGAAAAATTGACCATTACGCTGAGTGGCATTGAACAATATGCTGAACAAATTTGTAATACCAATAGAATTGTTATTGTTTCTTGTGGTACCAGTTGGCATGCGGGATTGGTAGCTGAATATTTAATTGAGGAACTATGTCGCATCAATGTAGAAGTTGAATATGCTTCTGAATTCCGCTATAGAAATCCGATTGTCAATGAAGGAGATGTTATCTTAGCCATTTCTCAGAGTGGTGAGACAGCTGATACGTTAGTCGCTTTAGAGAATGCTAAAAGTAAAGGCGCTATTATATTAGGTGTTGTGAATGTAGTGGGTTCATCGATAGCTCGTCTATCTCACGCAGGTGCCTATACACATGCAGGACCTGAGATCGGAGTTGCGAGTACAAAAGCATTTACGGCTCAATTGACAGTTTTAGAATTGATTGCCCTGAAAATTGCACACATCAAAAAAACAATCGATGATCAACAGTACGCTCATCTTTTGAAAGAATTGAGTGACTTACCTAATAAAGTACAAATCATCTTAGATTCACAGATACCAAAAATTAGAGAAATAGCGCGGAAATACAAAGACGCAAGAGATTTTCTTTATTTAGGCCGTGGATACAATTTCCCGATTGCATTAGAAGGTGCTTTGAAGCTAAAAGAGATTACCTATATTCATGCTGAAGGTTATCCTGCTGCAGAAATGAAACATGGACCAATTGCATTGGTCGATGAAAATCTTCCTGTGGTATTTGTTGCAACAAAAGATCGTTACCACGAAAAAATAGTTAGTAATATTCAAGAAGTTAAAGCTAGAAAAGGACATGTCATTGCCGTTATTACAGAAGGGGATGAGATTTCGAAACAATTAGCAGAAGATTATATTGAGATTCCAGATGCGGATGAGATTGTAGCACCAATTCTATCAGTCATTCCATTGCAGTTACTTTCGTATTACATAGGAGTAGAGCGGAATCAAGATGTTGATAAGCCTCGTAATCTGGCAAAATCAGTTACAGTTGAATAG
- a CDS encoding efflux RND transporter permease subunit, which produces MKISEISIKRPSIIIVVFLLLTLGGIMSYLSLGYELIPKFDINVITVQTVYPGAAPSEVETSVSKVIEDAVSSLENVKKIETKSFESVSVVMITLNTGADVNFLLTDAQRKINAVINDLPEDVETPSLSKFSLDDVAIMNLSVTSNLSEKELYDLLDQKIQPVFARINGVAKVDLTGGEQREIQVSVNPEKLEGYGLTISQIQQIIAASNLDFPTGNIKSRNNQTTIRLSGKFTSLDQMRNLPITTPSGVSIRLSDVADVQDGIKDVDKISRIDRKNTILMQVFKQSDANAVEVSNLVNKTIDVVKKDYAQQKINIEVASDTTQYTINSADNVMHDLMIAVALVGFIMLFFLHSLRDAFIAVIAIPLSLVATFIGLFAMGYTLNLMSLLGLSLVVGILVDDAIVVIENIHRHMQMGKNKVRAAYDGVSEIGFTVTAITLVIVVVFLPIAMSTGFVSDILRQFCVTVIIATMLSLLVSFTVVPWLYSRFGKLSHISNDNFFGRILVGFEAGLQKLTHWISGILEWALASRTNKIVSLLLAIILFFASIGLLVKGYIGTDFFPGNDKGEFYLQLEMNKDASIEETNFMTQKAESYLTGKPEIEKIITTVGQASDGMMTTSGTKYKSEMQIYLKDGYYKIEPTKVYAAKLKREMEKVLVGAKVKTVAMGIMGAEQAPLNLTVIASSQKDALEVASNAADLLRKIPGASEVKLTSEDGNPEINVKLDRDKMNSLGLNVATVGMTMQTAFSGNTDTKYRAGDTEYDINIRYDEFGRKSMEDVKNLKFINTQGQSIKLEQFADIAYGSGPTLLERRDKSPSVSVQAQVVGKPAGTIATEWEAEFKKMKVKPGVSFKWGGNMENQQEGFGTLGIALLASIILVYFVMVALYDSFATPFIVLFSIPLSFIGALLFLALTDQTLNIFTILGIIMLIGLVAKNAIMLVDFANHKRDAGFTTYESLIAANHARFRPILMTTIAMVIGMVPIAMAQGDGADMNRGLAIVIIGGLLSSLFLTLVIVPVVYSIFDGIQRRFGSNKKVDYEAEMVADYVESDDYVDEMSTKH; this is translated from the coding sequence ATGAAAATATCTGAAATATCTATAAAAAGACCCAGTATCATCATTGTCGTATTTCTATTACTGACTCTTGGTGGTATTATGTCATACTTAAGTTTGGGGTACGAATTAATCCCTAAATTTGATATCAATGTAATCACGGTGCAAACGGTTTACCCAGGAGCTGCACCTTCAGAAGTGGAGACCTCTGTCTCTAAGGTCATTGAAGATGCGGTTTCATCATTGGAAAACGTAAAAAAAATTGAAACAAAATCTTTTGAAAGTGTTTCGGTCGTGATGATTACACTGAATACAGGGGCTGATGTCAATTTTCTTTTGACAGATGCACAACGAAAGATCAATGCAGTCATCAATGATTTACCAGAAGATGTGGAAACCCCCTCTTTAAGTAAATTCTCTTTGGATGACGTGGCTATTATGAATTTGTCCGTAACGTCTAATTTATCTGAAAAAGAATTATATGATTTATTGGATCAAAAAATCCAACCTGTTTTTGCTCGTATTAACGGTGTTGCAAAAGTAGATTTAACAGGTGGGGAACAACGTGAGATTCAAGTAAGTGTTAATCCTGAGAAATTGGAAGGATATGGCTTGACAATCAGTCAAATTCAACAAATTATTGCAGCTTCAAACTTGGATTTTCCTACGGGTAATATCAAGTCTAGAAATAATCAAACAACCATTCGTTTATCAGGGAAATTTACTTCTTTAGATCAGATGCGTAATTTACCGATCACGACCCCTTCAGGTGTATCGATTCGTTTGAGTGATGTCGCTGATGTGCAGGATGGTATCAAGGATGTCGATAAAATATCCCGTATTGATCGCAAGAATACAATTCTAATGCAAGTGTTCAAGCAATCTGATGCCAATGCTGTTGAAGTTTCAAACTTAGTGAACAAAACGATTGATGTGGTTAAAAAGGATTACGCTCAGCAAAAAATAAACATTGAGGTGGCCAGTGATACAACCCAATATACAATCAATTCGGCGGACAATGTGATGCATGACTTAATGATTGCAGTTGCCTTAGTAGGTTTCATCATGTTGTTTTTCTTACATAGTTTACGCGATGCCTTTATTGCTGTTATAGCGATTCCATTATCATTAGTAGCAACTTTTATTGGTCTTTTTGCAATGGGGTATACCCTCAACTTAATGTCCTTGTTAGGACTGTCATTAGTGGTCGGTATTTTGGTGGATGATGCAATTGTTGTAATTGAGAATATTCACCGCCATATGCAAATGGGTAAAAACAAAGTTCGTGCTGCCTATGATGGGGTTTCGGAAATTGGTTTTACAGTTACGGCCATTACGTTAGTTATTGTGGTTGTATTTTTACCAATTGCGATGTCAACAGGTTTCGTTTCTGATATTTTACGTCAATTCTGTGTGACTGTCATTATCGCTACCATGTTGTCTTTATTGGTTTCCTTTACAGTCGTTCCATGGTTGTATTCTCGTTTTGGTAAGTTATCACATATTAGTAATGATAATTTCTTTGGTCGAATTTTAGTAGGATTTGAAGCAGGATTACAAAAATTGACACATTGGATCTCTGGTATTTTAGAATGGGCTTTGGCGAGTAGAACAAATAAAATTGTCTCCTTATTGCTCGCTATTATCTTATTTTTTGCATCAATTGGATTATTAGTTAAAGGGTATATTGGAACAGATTTCTTTCCAGGTAATGATAAGGGAGAGTTCTATTTGCAATTGGAGATGAATAAAGATGCTTCCATTGAGGAAACAAACTTTATGACGCAGAAGGCCGAATCATATTTGACAGGAAAACCTGAAATTGAAAAAATAATTACGACCGTGGGTCAAGCTTCTGATGGTATGATGACCACATCTGGGACTAAATATAAATCTGAAATGCAGATTTATTTGAAAGATGGGTACTATAAAATCGAGCCAACTAAAGTTTATGCTGCCAAGCTAAAACGTGAAATGGAAAAAGTTTTAGTGGGAGCAAAAGTGAAAACTGTAGCTATGGGTATTATGGGAGCCGAACAAGCACCATTAAATTTGACGGTAATTGCCTCTTCCCAAAAAGATGCGTTGGAAGTTGCTTCGAACGCAGCAGATTTATTACGTAAAATCCCTGGAGCTTCTGAAGTAAAATTAACCTCAGAAGATGGAAATCCGGAGATTAACGTAAAATTGGATCGTGATAAAATGAATTCTTTGGGATTAAATGTCGCTACTGTAGGTATGACCATGCAAACCGCTTTCTCTGGAAATACAGATACAAAGTACCGTGCAGGAGATACCGAATATGATATCAACATCCGCTATGATGAATTTGGTAGAAAATCTATGGAAGATGTGAAAAATCTAAAATTTATTAATACGCAAGGTCAGTCTATTAAATTAGAGCAATTTGCCGATATAGCATATGGTTCAGGCCCAACGTTATTGGAGCGTCGTGATAAATCTCCATCGGTTTCCGTTCAAGCACAGGTGGTGGGTAAACCAGCGGGTACGATCGCTACGGAATGGGAAGCTGAGTTTAAAAAAATGAAAGTAAAACCAGGTGTTTCCTTTAAATGGGGGGGTAACATGGAAAATCAACAAGAAGGTTTTGGTACATTAGGTATCGCTTTGTTGGCATCTATTATATTGGTTTACTTTGTGATGGTAGCCTTATATGATAGCTTTGCAACACCATTTATTGTCTTGTTCTCGATTCCATTATCGTTTATTGGAGCGCTATTGTTCTTAGCGCTGACAGATCAAACATTAAATATCTTTACAATTTTAGGTATCATCATGTTGATTGGTTTAGTGGCAAAGAATGCGATTATGTTGGTCGACTTTGCAAACCATAAAAGAGACGCTGGTTTTACTACGTATGAATCTTTAATTGCCGCAAACCATGCACGTTTCCGTCCAATTTTGATGACCACTATTGCGATGGTTATTGGTATGGTTCCTATTGCTATGGCACAAGGTGATGGTGCCGACATGAATCGTGGATTGGCAATTGTCATTATCGGTGGTTTATTATCTTCTTTATTCTTGACACTGGTCATTGTACCTGTTGTGTATTCGATCTTTGATGGTATCCAAAGAAGATTTGGAAGCAATAAAAAAGTAGATTATGAGGCCGAGATGGTTGCTGATTATGTAGAGAGTGACGACTATGTGGATGAGATGTCTACGAAACATTAA
- a CDS encoding DUF3857 domain-containing protein, whose amino-acid sequence MPYKKLFLVLVIFIFTGKSDLFAQTKAKQEKVEYKFGKIQPSEFLIEASGVDSAASAIKLFDIGNCYFQISPITKSFCYVFERHVRYKILNKKGYEYANYSVGLYKSNGQSKESLDAMNAATYNMVDGVMKVDKIDKDSKFTEEFNKNYTFRKFTLPNVKEGSIIEYKYKIISDYVFNLASWNFQSDIPTLRSEYTVTIPEYLDYKFNKNGYYNIPQTLHEKVSANYVPGVQSTATRDRFVVENVPALKDEPFISNLDDYRPSLDFELRSTNFPGEFYKDYTGSWPKIVSSILEDENFGRYITKSGYAKNNLTSIIKKENDSLANAKLIFKYVKDNLKWNNNYNYYSTETNPKSIFEKKTGNSADLNLALINFLKEANFAVYPVLISTRSNGKHPGYPIISKFDNVIAVVNINDSLYYLDATIKDMPFGMINYQNLNHEGFVINIDQKNGQWISTETNFADETMHVYNLVLDKENKLKGNLTNYANGYAGLSSRTRYRSAVNEADYLKDFKKNRNGLMLNNFKTLNLDSLDQRFIESMEVEIEDNVEEAGDLIYFTPLLYERTKESPFKHEERAFPVDFAHPINENCRIVISFPEDYQVDKLPKGAVYKLPEDLGSFSITYLIEGQSLLVKSVIKLEKSIYSSEEYFYLKELYNAIVEKQAEQIVFKKKI is encoded by the coding sequence ATGCCATATAAAAAATTATTTTTAGTGCTAGTGATATTTATTTTCACTGGTAAATCAGATTTATTTGCACAAACAAAAGCCAAACAAGAAAAAGTTGAATATAAGTTTGGAAAAATCCAACCTTCAGAGTTTCTGATAGAGGCCTCTGGAGTAGATTCTGCTGCTTCTGCAATAAAATTATTTGATATTGGAAATTGCTATTTCCAAATAAGCCCCATTACAAAATCATTTTGTTATGTTTTTGAAAGACACGTAAGGTATAAAATCCTAAATAAAAAGGGATATGAATATGCGAATTATTCGGTGGGATTATACAAAAGTAATGGTCAGTCGAAAGAATCTTTAGATGCAATGAATGCCGCAACCTATAACATGGTTGATGGGGTTATGAAAGTTGATAAAATTGATAAGGATTCAAAATTTACAGAAGAATTTAACAAAAACTATACTTTTAGAAAATTTACCTTACCGAATGTGAAAGAAGGTTCTATCATTGAGTATAAATATAAAATTATATCGGACTACGTTTTTAATTTAGCGAGCTGGAATTTTCAAAGCGATATTCCAACCCTCCGATCGGAGTATACAGTTACAATACCCGAATATTTAGACTATAAGTTTAATAAAAATGGCTATTATAATATTCCTCAAACACTACATGAAAAGGTAAGTGCAAATTATGTTCCAGGTGTTCAATCAACTGCTACACGAGACCGTTTTGTCGTTGAAAATGTTCCCGCATTAAAAGATGAACCTTTTATCTCTAATTTAGATGATTATAGACCCTCCTTAGATTTTGAATTGCGATCCACTAATTTTCCAGGTGAATTTTATAAAGATTATACCGGGTCATGGCCAAAAATTGTTTCAAGCATTCTTGAAGATGAAAACTTTGGAAGGTACATAACTAAAAGCGGCTATGCAAAAAACAATTTAACATCAATTATTAAAAAAGAGAATGATTCATTAGCAAATGCTAAATTAATCTTTAAATATGTTAAGGATAATCTGAAGTGGAACAATAATTACAATTACTATAGTACAGAAACAAATCCAAAATCTATTTTTGAAAAAAAGACAGGTAATTCTGCGGATCTTAATCTAGCCTTGATTAATTTTTTAAAAGAAGCTAATTTTGCCGTTTATCCAGTATTAATCAGTACGCGATCCAACGGAAAACATCCTGGATACCCTATAATCAGTAAATTTGATAACGTTATTGCGGTAGTGAATATTAACGATAGCTTATATTATTTAGATGCAACTATCAAAGATATGCCATTTGGCATGATCAATTATCAAAATTTAAATCATGAAGGTTTTGTAATTAATATAGATCAAAAAAATGGTCAATGGATTAGTACAGAAACTAATTTTGCTGATGAAACCATGCATGTTTATAATTTGGTGTTGGATAAGGAAAATAAGTTAAAAGGAAATTTGACGAACTATGCTAATGGTTATGCAGGTTTAAGTTCTAGAACTCGCTATAGAAGTGCTGTAAACGAAGCAGATTATTTAAAAGATTTTAAAAAGAACAGAAATGGATTAATGCTCAATAATTTTAAGACACTCAACTTAGATAGTTTAGATCAACGATTTATTGAATCTATGGAAGTTGAAATTGAAGATAATGTTGAAGAAGCTGGTGACTTAATTTATTTTACCCCATTGTTGTATGAAAGAACAAAAGAGAGCCCATTCAAACATGAAGAGCGAGCTTTTCCAGTAGATTTTGCTCATCCGATAAATGAAAATTGTCGCATTGTTATATCTTTTCCAGAAGATTATCAAGTAGATAAACTCCCTAAAGGAGCAGTCTATAAGCTTCCTGAAGATTTAGGATCCTTTAGCATAACGTATTTAATTGAGGGGCAATCACTCTTGGTAAAAAGTGTGATTAAACTTGAAAAATCAATATATAGTTCAGAAGAATACTTTTATTTAAAAGAACTATACAATGCGATTGTAGAGAAACAAGCTGAACAAATCGTATTCAAAAAGAAAATCTAA